A single region of the Halarcobacter mediterraneus genome encodes:
- a CDS encoding response regulator transcription factor, with protein MSESQIYPYKVLFVEDEELLRKNYTSYLKMLFSEVYEAKDGEEALFLYKEKKPDILIVDIHIPKINGLELLEIIRKEDISTKAIVFTAHINTEFLLKATSLKLVKYLKKPVSRKDLKNALFLAINEISNYEIVPIATINLEEGYSWNVQLKELKKFNKSIDLTNKERLFLDLLFSHRNKVFSYNEIFYHVWEDYNEEGSFNGLKNLIRRLRKKLPKDLIQNIFNEGYKIKI; from the coding sequence ATGAGTGAGAGTCAAATATATCCATATAAGGTCTTATTTGTTGAAGATGAAGAACTTTTAAGAAAAAACTATACAAGTTATTTAAAAATGCTTTTTTCAGAAGTTTATGAGGCAAAAGATGGAGAGGAAGCTCTTTTTTTATATAAAGAAAAAAAACCTGATATATTGATTGTTGATATTCATATACCAAAGATTAATGGTTTAGAATTATTAGAAATTATTAGAAAAGAAGATATTAGTACAAAAGCAATAGTTTTTACTGCACACATAAATACAGAATTTTTACTTAAAGCAACTTCCTTAAAACTAGTAAAATACTTAAAAAAACCAGTAAGTAGAAAAGATTTAAAAAACGCTTTATTCTTAGCTATTAACGAGATATCTAATTATGAAATAGTACCCATTGCAACTATAAATTTAGAGGAAGGATATAGTTGGAATGTTCAATTAAAAGAATTGAAGAAATTCAATAAATCTATAGATTTAACAAATAAAGAAAGACTTTTTTTAGATTTATTATTTTCTCATAGAAATAAAGTATTTTCATATAATGAAATTTTTTATCATGTGTGGGAAGATTATAATGAAGAAGGCAGTTTTAATGGTCTTAAAAACCTTATTCGTCGTTTAAGAAAGAAATTACCAAAAGATTTAATTCAAAATATTTTTAATGAAGGTTACAAAATAAAAATTTAA
- a CDS encoding TolC family outer membrane protein: MKKYHIISVIASGVLLLGTSLNALSLEESVKESLHTNPIVKERLKNFREVQQDLNIAESEWYPSLDYRATFGRNSAGELKDYDEDDKYKHQIEDETYNNYTQSLKLTQNIFNGFSTTNKIDYQKARILAAAHHYIENANDVAFQMVGSYLDTIRTYRLLQNAKDNVKVNEKIFEDVQSLFDTGLTTKSEMTKIHSSLSLAKSNLVVQQNNMIDKGFRFKRLLGRNVKVSDLSLPKLNYVMPESLERATIFAINNNPSILVSNYNIKGAQSLYKEKKSKYYPKVDLEIEQLYNDVSARNNYDSPDDRTRAYITLSWNLYKGGAHQADIQKSRSSINREVEIQRDLKRQTIESLELSWSAYEMLTEQLKELYKYYEYSEETLASYQSEYEMGRRTLLDLLSAQNDLINSKNQIINAETDKLFAQYRILDAMGLLVSSILDENEYSNIVYPSKKPFEIEEDSLPVKLDVDKDGVVDSVDICDNSLVGDNIKPTGCVQIETDSDFDGVPNTKDSCPNTTLGAFVDEEGCALEDGKNKFEAEQRIYLDEIPKYNEQSPKKSEKLGLYDYEFNIAANKNVESTKLDKHLMYDNFELIKRFDFINMNNFDATNEAYNNNIKDIAKKINSYDRDDITVTVIGHTQNMKNSEDSYNKALDYSKTITELLIENGVNKEKLVSQSRVDYDNLFLETDKHDINNVVAVSLYIPKTKETVVLDDDKDGVINELDKCPNTAPGYTVDEEGCTNKINLEVLFEKDSSKIKEDTKEKVLAFAKFLVDNKEFNTVITGHASKESEKSSAKYNKYLSEQRANVIKTLLIANGVSESRVKAQGKGFEEPVANNNTKEGRSLNRRIEAELININKQ, translated from the coding sequence ATGAAGAAGTATCATATAATTAGTGTTATTGCAAGTGGAGTTTTATTATTAGGAACAAGCTTGAATGCACTAAGTTTAGAAGAGAGTGTTAAGGAATCTTTACATACAAATCCAATTGTAAAAGAGAGACTTAAGAACTTTAGAGAAGTTCAACAAGATTTAAATATTGCAGAATCTGAATGGTATCCATCTTTGGACTATAGAGCAACTTTTGGAAGAAATTCTGCTGGAGAACTAAAAGATTATGACGAAGATGACAAGTATAAACATCAAATAGAAGATGAAACTTATAATAATTATACACAATCTTTAAAATTAACTCAAAATATTTTTAATGGTTTTAGTACTACAAATAAGATTGACTATCAAAAAGCAAGAATTTTAGCTGCTGCACATCATTATATAGAAAATGCAAATGATGTTGCCTTTCAGATGGTGGGTTCTTATTTAGACACAATTAGAACGTATAGACTTTTACAAAATGCTAAAGATAATGTTAAAGTAAATGAAAAAATCTTTGAAGATGTTCAATCTTTATTTGATACAGGACTTACAACAAAATCAGAAATGACAAAAATACATTCTTCTTTATCTTTGGCTAAATCAAATTTAGTAGTACAACAAAATAATATGATAGACAAAGGTTTTAGATTTAAAAGACTTTTAGGAAGAAATGTAAAAGTTTCAGATTTATCTTTACCAAAACTTAATTATGTAATGCCAGAAAGTTTAGAAAGAGCAACAATATTTGCTATTAATAATAATCCTTCAATACTTGTAAGTAACTATAATATTAAGGGAGCACAAAGTCTTTATAAAGAGAAAAAAAGTAAGTATTATCCAAAAGTTGATTTAGAAATTGAGCAATTATATAATGATGTAAGTGCTAGAAACAATTATGATAGTCCAGATGATAGAACTAGAGCATACATTACATTATCTTGGAATTTATATAAAGGTGGAGCTCATCAAGCAGATATCCAAAAAAGTAGAAGTTCAATTAATAGAGAAGTTGAAATTCAAAGAGATTTAAAAAGACAAACAATAGAGAGTTTAGAATTATCTTGGTCAGCTTATGAGATGTTAACAGAGCAGTTAAAGGAACTATATAAATATTATGAATATAGTGAAGAAACTTTAGCAAGTTATCAAAGTGAATATGAGATGGGAAGAAGAACTTTACTTGACTTACTTTCTGCTCAAAATGATTTAATAAATTCTAAAAATCAAATTATTAATGCTGAAACAGACAAGCTTTTTGCACAATATAGAATATTGGATGCAATGGGATTATTAGTTAGTTCAATTTTGGATGAAAATGAATATAGTAATATTGTTTACCCAAGTAAAAAGCCTTTTGAAATTGAAGAAGATAGTTTACCTGTAAAATTAGACGTGGATAAAGATGGTGTAGTTGATAGTGTTGATATTTGTGATAATTCTTTAGTTGGAGATAATATCAAACCAACTGGATGTGTTCAAATTGAAACTGATAGTGATTTTGATGGAGTTCCTAATACTAAAGACTCTTGTCCAAATACAACTTTAGGGGCATTTGTTGATGAAGAAGGTTGTGCTTTAGAAGATGGAAAGAATAAATTTGAAGCTGAGCAAAGAATTTATTTAGATGAAATTCCTAAGTATAATGAACAAAGTCCTAAAAAATCAGAAAAATTAGGTTTATATGATTATGAATTTAATATTGCAGCAAATAAAAATGTTGAATCAACAAAACTTGATAAACATTTGATGTATGATAATTTTGAACTAATTAAAAGATTTGATTTTATTAATATGAATAATTTTGATGCAACTAATGAAGCGTATAACAATAATATTAAAGATATTGCTAAAAAAATAAACTCTTATGATAGAGATGATATTACAGTAACTGTAATAGGCCATACTCAAAATATGAAGAATAGTGAAGATAGTTATAATAAAGCCTTAGACTATTCTAAGACAATAACAGAATTACTAATTGAAAATGGTGTAAATAAAGAAAAATTAGTTTCTCAATCAAGAGTAGATTATGATAATTTATTTTTAGAAACTGATAAACATGATATTAATAATGTAGTTGCAGTTTCATTGTATATTCCTAAAACTAAAGAAACAGTTGTTTTAGATGATGATAAAGATGGTGTAATTAATGAATTAGATAAATGTCCAAATACTGCACCAGGATATACTGTTGATGAAGAAGGTTGTACAAATAAAATTAATCTTGAAGTATTATTTGAAAAGGATTCTTCTAAAATAAAAGAAGATACAAAAGAAAAAGTATTAGCATTTGCAAAATTTTTAGTTGATAATAAAGAGTTTAATACTGTAATCACTGGACATGCAAGTAAAGAGAGTGAAAAAAGTTCTGCAAAGTATAACAAATATTTATCAGAACAAAGAGCAAACGTAATTAAAACTCTTTTAATTGCAAATGGAGTTAGTGAATCAAGAGTAAAAGCTCAAGGAAAAGGTTTTGAGGAACCAGTAGCTAATAATAATACAAAAGAAGGAAGAAGTTTAAATAGAAGAATAGAAGCTGAATTAATAAATATAAATAAACAATAA
- a CDS encoding type I secretion system permease/ATPase, whose protein sequence is MIYHSPKKDNLLESLVLYTKLFHKPYSSDSLMSGLPVDANLTEQLLFSKNSSRSLFSRAASRAGLKTILIERTLKDILQLQLPAIILLSNNNSCILESFLENKKKAKVIFPGDEPLEEVVELEELEKEYLGYAFMLKKAFEYEDSNNNKTLDLKNHKHWFWNTLGFSKKIYLDCILASILINLFVLATPLFTMNVYDRVIPNNAQETLLVFTIGIVLVFLLDGALKFLRSYFLEMAGKKSDIIMSSIIFEKVIDLKMQAHPKSVGSFANNLKSFDSIRSFLTNATLSVLIDFPFSILFLLVIFYIAGIMVFVPLFIIILILLYALIIKKPLQKSIESTYEASAKKNGILVESLHNIETIKAQGLSSNVQYDWEESTGEIANKSLKSKLISSSIPTVTGLLIGLNTVLIIVIGVYQIQNFELTMGGLIAAMILSSRAIAPMGQIAALISNYEDAKTSYKMLDEIVNKPLERPLAKEFVKRPSLKGDIEFRNVSFKYPDSEAYALDNVSFTIKEGEKVAFIGKIGSGKSTITKLILKLYEPDSGSILIDGIDISQIDPADLRKSVSYVPQDIHLFRGTIKNNILGAYRFVDDEWLLKCSKTSTTDDFVKLHPLGYDMQIGERGLGLSGGQRQSVAIARALIGNCDTYLFDEPTNAMDQTTESKVLKNLKEDIENKTLILITQKMNMLDLTSRIIVMNHGKKVLDGNKKEILQKLGTVNG, encoded by the coding sequence TTGATATATCATTCTCCTAAAAAAGATAATTTATTAGAATCTTTAGTTTTATATACAAAATTATTTCATAAACCTTATTCTTCAGATTCTTTAATGTCAGGTTTGCCAGTTGATGCAAACTTGACAGAACAATTATTATTTTCTAAAAATAGTTCTAGGTCTTTATTTTCAAGAGCTGCATCAAGAGCAGGATTAAAAACTATTTTAATAGAAAGAACACTAAAAGACATTTTACAGTTACAATTACCAGCAATAATTTTATTATCAAATAATAATAGTTGTATTTTAGAAAGTTTTTTAGAAAATAAGAAAAAAGCAAAAGTAATTTTTCCTGGGGATGAACCTTTAGAAGAAGTTGTTGAGCTTGAAGAATTAGAAAAAGAGTATCTAGGTTATGCTTTTATGTTAAAAAAAGCCTTCGAGTATGAAGATTCAAATAACAATAAAACTTTAGACTTAAAAAATCACAAACATTGGTTTTGGAATACTTTAGGTTTTTCAAAAAAGATTTATTTAGATTGTATTTTGGCTTCTATTTTAATAAATCTTTTTGTTTTAGCAACGCCATTATTTACAATGAATGTTTATGATAGAGTAATCCCTAATAATGCACAAGAAACTCTACTTGTATTTACTATTGGAATTGTATTAGTATTTCTTTTAGATGGGGCTTTAAAATTTTTAAGGTCATATTTTTTAGAAATGGCAGGTAAAAAAAGTGATATTATTATGTCTTCTATTATTTTTGAAAAAGTAATTGATTTAAAAATGCAAGCCCACCCCAAATCAGTAGGTTCATTTGCAAATAACTTAAAAAGTTTTGATAGCATAAGATCTTTTTTAACAAATGCAACTTTAAGTGTACTTATTGATTTCCCTTTTTCTATTTTATTTTTATTAGTAATTTTTTATATTGCAGGGATTATGGTTTTTGTGCCACTTTTCATCATCATTCTTATTCTTCTTTATGCACTTATTATAAAAAAACCATTACAAAAAAGTATTGAAAGTACTTATGAAGCAAGTGCTAAAAAAAATGGAATATTAGTTGAATCTTTACATAATATAGAAACAATAAAAGCACAAGGACTATCAAGTAATGTTCAATATGATTGGGAAGAGTCAACAGGAGAAATAGCAAATAAAAGTTTAAAGTCAAAACTTATTTCTTCTTCTATTCCAACTGTTACAGGATTATTAATTGGATTGAATACTGTATTAATTATTGTAATTGGAGTATATCAAATTCAAAACTTTGAACTCACAATGGGAGGTTTAATAGCTGCAATGATTCTTTCTTCTAGAGCAATTGCACCTATGGGACAAATAGCGGCATTAATTTCAAATTATGAAGATGCAAAAACTTCTTACAAAATGTTAGATGAAATTGTTAATAAACCTTTAGAAAGACCCCTTGCTAAAGAGTTTGTAAAAAGACCTTCTTTAAAAGGAGATATAGAATTTAGAAATGTGAGCTTTAAATATCCAGATTCAGAAGCTTATGCTTTAGATAATGTTAGTTTTACAATAAAAGAAGGAGAAAAGGTTGCTTTTATTGGAAAAATAGGTTCAGGAAAAAGTACAATCACAAAACTTATTTTAAAACTATATGAACCAGACAGTGGTTCTATTTTAATAGATGGAATTGATATTTCTCAAATTGACCCAGCAGATTTAAGAAAGAGTGTATCTTATGTTCCTCAAGATATTCATCTTTTTAGGGGAACTATTAAAAATAATATTCTTGGAGCCTATAGATTTGTTGATGATGAGTGGTTATTAAAATGTTCTAAAACAAGTACAACAGATGATTTTGTAAAACTTCATCCTCTGGGGTATGATATGCAAATAGGAGAAAGGGGATTAGGACTTTCAGGAGGACAACGTCAAAGTGTAGCAATAGCAAGAGCTTTAATAGGAAATTGTGATACTTATTTATTTGATGAACCAACAAATGCTATGGATCAAACAACTGAATCAAAAGTATTAAAAAATTTAAAAGAAGATATTGAAAACAAAACTTTAATTTTAATAACACAAAAAATGAATATGCTTGATTTAACTTCAAGAATTATTGTTATGAATCATGGTAAAAAAGTTTTAGATGGAAATAAAAAAGAAATTCTTCAAAAATTAGGAACAGTAAATGGCTAA
- a CDS encoding HlyD family type I secretion periplasmic adaptor subunit — MANLKEIKEAFFNKNTPKINKNLTKHDYEYMKSLSSAVIYNRPKKLHWVLISFVITIFSFIIWASFAQIDEIARGHGKVVPSGQNQIIQNLEGGIVSEILVREGDFVEKDQILLRISNEKSSSTLISNEIKTQYLKAQIKRLEAQLKEEPFEYQESENKTLNDFFKNEKELYLSNMNQIDSKVQILKEQNKQKQSELKDVRQTIKHLKFSVDAIEKEVKMTEPMVKRGIRSEVDFLKLQREESEAKQKLQSAILSVNRIKSETSEIEKKIKETLEVFKSQTQEKLNEAVTSLKDLEANAVASLDQVSRTIVKSPSNGIVQTLHINTIGGSIKPAQDLIEIVPTDYNLIVEVKILPSDIAFIYQGQKAIVKFSAYDFSIYGGLEGEVINISPDTITEKDDKTYYLVRIKTEKNYIGTEEKQMKIIPGMVADVDIITGKKTILDYILKPILKTKQYTFTER; from the coding sequence ATGGCTAATTTAAAAGAAATAAAAGAAGCTTTTTTTAACAAAAATACTCCTAAGATAAATAAAAATTTAACTAAACATGATTATGAATATATGAAAAGTTTAAGTTCAGCTGTAATTTATAATCGACCTAAAAAGTTACATTGGGTTCTTATATCTTTTGTTATAACTATTTTTTCTTTTATTATTTGGGCATCATTTGCACAAATAGATGAAATAGCAAGAGGTCATGGGAAGGTTGTTCCTAGTGGACAAAATCAAATTATACAAAATCTAGAAGGTGGAATAGTTTCTGAAATTTTGGTAAGAGAGGGAGATTTTGTAGAAAAAGACCAAATTCTATTACGAATTAGTAATGAAAAATCTTCTTCAACTTTAATATCAAATGAAATAAAAACACAATACTTAAAAGCACAAATAAAAAGACTTGAAGCTCAATTAAAAGAAGAACCTTTTGAATATCAAGAAAGTGAAAATAAAACTTTAAATGATTTTTTTAAAAATGAAAAAGAGTTATATCTAAGTAATATGAATCAAATAGATTCTAAAGTTCAAATTTTAAAAGAACAAAATAAACAAAAACAAAGTGAGCTAAAAGATGTACGACAAACAATTAAACATTTAAAGTTTTCTGTTGATGCAATTGAAAAAGAAGTTAAAATGACCGAACCTATGGTAAAAAGAGGGATTCGTTCAGAAGTAGATTTCTTAAAACTACAAAGAGAAGAGAGTGAAGCTAAACAAAAACTTCAAAGTGCAATTCTTTCTGTTAATCGAATAAAATCAGAAACAAGTGAAATAGAAAAAAAGATAAAGGAAACTCTTGAAGTTTTTAAATCTCAAACCCAAGAAAAGTTAAATGAAGCTGTAACTTCATTAAAAGATTTAGAAGCAAATGCAGTAGCTTCTCTTGATCAAGTATCAAGAACTATTGTAAAGTCTCCCTCAAATGGAATTGTTCAAACTCTTCATATAAATACTATTGGGGGATCAATTAAACCTGCACAAGATTTAATAGAGATTGTACCTACTGATTATAATTTAATTGTTGAGGTGAAAATTCTACCTTCAGATATTGCATTTATATATCAAGGGCAAAAAGCAATAGTGAAGTTTTCAGCTTATGATTTTTCTATTTATGGAGGATTAGAAGGGGAGGTTATAAATATTTCACCTGATACAATCACAGAAAAAGATGATAAAACTTATTATTTAGTAAGAATCAAAACAGAAAAAAACTATATTGGAACAGAAGAAAAACAAATGAAGATTATTCCTGGAATGGTAGCTGATGTTGATATTATCACTGGCAAAAAAACCATTTTAGATTATATTTTAAAACCAATATTAAAAACCAAGCAATATACCTTTACGGAGAGATAA
- a CDS encoding response regulator transcription factor: protein MKIVVYSSDIALIVRWEKLLKDYELSILTEEKELFLVKDSLLIINSELNSKNLNYIIESMIKNKNKILILDRTPEYKQAQSWLSKGVNGYGNSLMSSSFLISAVEAISNDYIWLPPHITTEFLKNMTINKNKKNLEEELFSGLTNAEKKVATLLKNGYTNINISEELNISINTVKTHIKHIYEKLKVKDRLSFASLFTN, encoded by the coding sequence ATGAAAATAGTAGTTTATAGTAGTGATATTGCACTAATTGTTAGATGGGAAAAGTTGTTAAAAGATTATGAACTTAGTATTCTGACAGAAGAAAAAGAACTCTTTTTAGTAAAAGACTCTTTGCTAATAATAAATTCAGAATTAAATTCTAAAAATTTAAACTATATCATAGAGTCTATGATAAAAAATAAAAATAAAATACTTATTTTAGATAGAACACCCGAATATAAACAAGCACAGAGTTGGCTTTCTAAAGGTGTGAATGGCTATGGAAATTCTCTAATGAGTTCTTCTTTTCTAATTTCAGCAGTAGAAGCGATTTCTAATGATTATATCTGGTTGCCTCCTCATATTACAACTGAGTTTTTAAAAAATATGACAATTAATAAAAATAAGAAAAATTTAGAGGAAGAATTATTTTCAGGCTTGACAAATGCTGAAAAAAAAGTAGCAACTCTTTTAAAAAATGGTTATACAAATATAAATATAAGTGAAGAGCTTAATATTTCAATAAATACTGTGAAAACACATATCAAACATATTTATGAAAAACTTAAAGTAAAGGATAGATTATCCTTTGCTTCTTTATTTACAAATTAA